One Mus musculus strain C57BL/6J chromosome X, GRCm38.p6 C57BL/6J DNA window includes the following coding sequences:
- the Gm15246 gene encoding predicted gene 15246: protein MDSSAIGSYCKDLYREATASLTASQKWKVVASPKEEMWSGVRYGYGQFQRERVPPQNHPSDGYHKVVNVPKRPPLLDKIPPQVVNVPKRPPLLDKIPPRVVNVPKKPPLLDKIPPQVVNVPKKPPLLDKIPPQVVNVPKKPPPLFDNIPPLLARPGDGYYSHDAFRVCDEGQSFFRDQRRSRRNYHSASWQPNYRNRRGGLRRKTFSSHHPRDRSSHYARDRSPHYARDRSPHYARDRPPQYARDRSSQYARDRSPQYARDRSPQYARDRSPHYARDRSPQYARDRSSQYARDRSSQYARDRSSQYARDRSSQYARDRSSQYARDRSSQYARDRSPQYARDRSSHYARDRSPHYARDRSPHYARDRSPHYARDRSSHYARDRSPQYARDRSSQYARDRSSHYARDRSSHYARDRSPHKRDAPFVRESTAGWKNSQHNRSGSIISGRSYALEQSKTHLSPKSQNTLKDGSKQSLKISRDNSSPRSSAVSSSKMLDKTIKLTEKELAEAESKWANETLEQSNKNHLTEISKFQVRSMAPLVIDQTEGPKSNTENAIAMNEDSQLSSRTKAIISKTKQIEEVYLQYCETFAIVVKMLLDKDPSLQKSIQFALRQNLQEMSERCVEELNCFITEYDNSQDFGDPFKK, encoded by the exons ATGGATTCCTCAGCAATTGGATCTTACTGTAAAG ATCTCTACAGAGAAGCGACTGCATCATTGACTGCATCCCAGAAGTGGAAAGTAGTAGCTTCCCCAAAAGAAGAAATGTGGTCTGGAGTTCGATATGGCTACGGACAGTTTCAGAGAGAACGAGTACCACCTCAAAACCATCCCAGTGATGGCTACCATAAAGTAGTTAATGTGCCAAAGAGACCACCTCTGCTGGACAAGATACCACCTCAAGTAGTGAATGTGCCAAAGAGACCACCTCTGCTGGACAAGATACCACCTCGAGTAGTTAATGTGCCAAAGAAACCACCTCTGCTGGACAAGATACCACCTCAAGTAGTTAATGTGCCAAAGAAACCACCTCTGCTGGACAAGATACCACCTCAAGTAGTTAATGTGCCAAAGAAACCACCTCCTCTGTTTGACAACATACCACCTCTGCTAGCCAGACCTGGTGACGGATATTACAGTCATGATGCCTTCCGAGTGTGTGATGAGGGTCAGAGTTTTTTTCGTGATCAGAGAAGATCAAGAAGAAATTATCATTCTGCAAGCTGGCAGCCTAACTACAGGAACAGGAGAGGTGGTCTTAGAAGAAAAACCTTCTCTTCCCATCATCCAAGAGATCGATCTTCCCATTATGCAAGAGATCGGTCTCCCCATTATGCAAGAGATCGGTCTCCCCATTATGCAAGAGATCGGCCTCCCCAGTATGCAAGAGATCGGTCTTCCCAGTATGCAAGAGATCGGTCTCCCCAGTATGCAAGAGATCGGTCTCCCCAGTATGCAAGAGATCGGTCTCCCCATTATGCAAGAGATCGGTCTCCCCAGTATGCAAGAGATCGGTCTTCCCAGTATGCAAGAGATCGGTCTTCCCAGTATGCAAGAGATCGGTCTTCCCAGTATGCAAGAGATCGGTCTTCCCAGTATGCAAGAGATCGGTCTTCCCAGTATGCAAGAGATCGGTCTTCCCAGTATGCAAGAGATCGGTCTCCCCAGTATGCAAGAGATCGGTCTTCCCATTATGCAAGAGATCGGTCTCCCCATTATGCAAGAGATAGGTCTCCCCATTATGCAAGAGATCGGTCTCCCCATTATGCAAGAGATCGGTCTTCTCATTATGCAAGAGATCGGTCTCCCCAGTATGCAAGAGATCGGTCTTCCCAGTATGCAAGAGATAGGTCTTCCCATTATGCAAGAGATCGGTCTTCTCATTATGCAAGAGATCGGTCTCCCCATAAAAGGGATGCTCCTTTCGTCAGAGAATCAACTGCAGGGTGGAAGAACTCCCAACACAACAGATCTGGCTCCATTATCAGTGGTAGAAGCTATGCTCTGGAGCAAAGTAAGACACATTTATCTCCTAAGTCTCAGAATACACTTAAAGATGGATCCAAGCAATCTTTGAAAATTTCAAGAGATAATTCATCCCCAAGATCATCAGCAGTTTCTTCATCCAAGATGTTAGACAAAACCATCAAGCTAACTGAGAAGGAACTTGCTGAGGCTGAAAGCAAGTGGGCTAACGAAACACTAGAGCAGTCCAACAAAAATCACTTGACTGAAATTTCTAAGTTTCAGGTGAGATCCATGGCACCCCTAGTTATTGATCAGACAGAAGGACCCAAGTCAAATACAGAAAATGCCATAGCAATGAATGAAGACAGCCAACTTAGCAGCCGCACTAAAGCCATCATATCGAAGACCAAACAGATCGAGGAGGTTTACCTACAATATTGTGAGACTTTTGCAATAGTGGTGAAAATGCTGCTTGACAAAGACCCCTCATTACAAAAGTCTATCCAGTTTGCACTGAGACAAAATTTACAGGAAATGAGTGAGCGCTGTGTTGAAGAACTCAACTGTTTCATTACTGAGTATGATAATTCTCAAGATTTCGGAGACCCTTTTAAGAAGTAG